Part of the Stackebrandtia endophytica genome is shown below.
TGCCCATGCGTTCGGTGGCCGCGCGGGCGGTGGCGGCGACGGCGGCAAGGCGTCCGGCGCGCAGGGTCTGGGCGCGGGCGGTGAGGGAGGCACGGACGCGTGCGCCTTCGGTCCCCGCGAGCCCGATCGTGGCGGCCAGCTGTTCGTACTCGGAGACGCCGATGCGACGTCCGAGGTCGGACAGGGCTTCCCACGGGTTCTGCCGGGTCAGGTGGGCGGTGTGGAGGGCGCGTTGGATCTGGGCGAACCGCGGCCCGGAGCCCGCGCGAGCGGCTTGGTTGAGTGCCTGGTCGATGCCGGCGGCACCGGAGACGGCGATCGCCACCAGGTCGAGGTAAATGGCCAGAGCGTCACGGTATTCGTCGCGGGCACGTTCAGCTCGCGTGTGGAGCGCTGCCGCAGGGGCGAGGAACCCGATGAGTCCGCCAAAGAGGCCGAGCCAGATCGGAACGATCCAGCCGCCCGAAACCGTGGCCGGTGCGAAGTATCGACCGTTCGGGGCTGGTCGATCTCGGTAGTCGTGGGTTCGCGGTCGTGTTGGAGACGTCGACGGTGAATCTCGCGCTGCGGTCGGCGACCGAACAGGCGGGTCTGGTGGATGGGTTCGCGAGGTTGGTGCAGTCGGTACCGGGTCCGGTGCAGGTGAGCGTGACCTCGCGGCCTGTCGACGCAGGACGTCGCGTTCGGCGGCTCCACCACGCCGCGACCACACTTCCCGACCCGGCGCTGCGAGAGGCCGCGGCCGAGCATGCCGACTGGGTGAATCGCCTGACCACAAAAGTCGGGGTACGGGTGCGGCATATCGCGCTCACCGTCACCGGGCCCACGCCGGAGGCGGCGTGGCATGCGGCCACCACCGCGATCAACGCGTGTGCGGGGTTCGGGGTCACCGCTGTCGCGTTGACCGGTGCCGAGCTTGAGGACTGGTTGTCGACATCGATTCGGGGGACCACATGCTGACGCAGAAGCTTAAGAACCTGTTCACGACCGTGTCGGGGTTCCCAGCCGGTGAGGGAGTGTGGCCGTCCATCGTGGCCGCGAGACCACGACTCCTGGCCACCAGCGATACGTCACTGTCGTCAACGTTGCTGGTGACGGGATGGCCGGGCGAGGTCGACATGGCGTGGCTGGACCACCTGACCGGTGATGGTGTCGAAGCCAGCATCCATATCGTCCCTGTGAACCCGATAGTCGCCGCCTCGCGATTGCGGAAACGAAGGGCGCGTTTGGAGGCGGCGCGCCGGTATGAAGCCAACCGCGACAAGCTCGATGACCCGTCGGTGGAGGCCGCCGCCCAGGCCGCCGCCGATCTGGCGGGGCGGATAGCGCGCGGTGAGACCCGCCTCCATACCGTCGCCGTCTATCTCACCGTTCACGCCACCACCGCCACCGAACTGACCGAGAAGGTGGCGGCGGTGTCGGCGCATGCGGCGGCGGGCATGTGGGAGGTGCGGCCGGTGACCTGGCGGCAGGTCGCCGGGCGGGTGTCGACGTTGCCGGTCGGTGTCGACTTGGTCGGGGCCAGGCGGGCTACCGATACCGATGTTGCGGCGGCGGCTTTTCCTTTCGTTTCACCGGATGCCCCTGCCACGCACCGGGGCGTCCTGTATGGGCTCAATCTTTACGGTGGGGGTCCGGTGTGGTGGGACCGGTGGGCTCGCGACAACCACAACAGTGTGGTGATCGCCCGCAGCGGTGCCGGCAAGTCCTACTTCACCAAGACCGAGGTGATACGGCAGCTCATCGATGAGGTCGAAGTCTCCATCATCGATCCCGACGGCGAATACCTGGCGCTGGCCGAACATCTGGGTGGGACCGTCACGACACCGGGAGCCACTCACCTCAACCCGCTCGCGCTCCCCGTCGACGCCGACGACGACGCGTTGACGCGGCGGGTGATGTTCACCGGGACCCTCGTCGCCGCGCTACTGGAAACCGATGTGTCACCGGCCGAGACCGCCGCACTGGATCACGCCACCATCGCCGCCTACCAGGAACACGGCATCAACCTCGACCGGCAAACGTGGCACCACGAGCCGCCCACCATGGTCGACGTCCACCGCCACCTCACCGAATCGGGTGAGGAGGGGCGGGTGTTGGCGGCGCAGTTGGCACCGTATGTCCACGGTGGCCTGTCGGGTCTGTTCACCGGTGACGCCACCACCGCGCCCGGTGGGCACCTCACCGTCTACAACCTCCGGCACCTACCAGACGAACTCCAAGCCGCGGGGACGTTGTTGGTGTTGGATGCGATCTGGCGGTCGCTGCGAGACGACGGGGTGCGGCGTCTCATCGTCGTGGATGAAGCCTGGCTGCTGCTTCGGCAGCCCGCGGCAGCGGCGTATCTGTCGCGACTGGCCAAGACCGTCCGGAAACGCCACGCCGGTTTGATGTTGGTGACGCAGGACGCGATCGACATGCTCGCCTCCGACCTCGGGCACACCGTCATCGCCAACGCCGCCACCCAGATCCTGCTACGACAAGCCCCACAAGCCCTTGATCAGGTCGTCGACGCCTTCAACCTGACCGGCGCCGAACGGCATCTCGTGGCCACCGCCCAACGCGGCGAAGCCCTCCTGCTGTCGGGCGAGACTCATGTCGCGTTCCGGTCGGTCGCCTCGGAGAACGAACACGACTGGTGCGTCACCGGACTCAACACCAATCTGGGTGGGTGGGCTTGATGCGGCTCATCATCACCGCCATCACCGCCGTCGTGGTCATGTTGTGTGGTTGCGGGGCCCTGTTCGCCGACCCGATCCTCGGAGAGCTGATCGGGATCGATGACGACACCTTCGCCAACCGACCCGATGACCAAGGTGTCGGGTGTGGACCACAGCAGTGTCCCCCCGGATCCGACTGGGTGAAACCCGTCCCGCACGGCGTCGTCTCCGGATACCGGACTCTGGATCGGCCCGACCATTACGGCGTCGATCTCGGATCCCCGAAGGGCACGCCCGTGGTGGCAGCAACTGCCGGGACCGTGCTGACCGCCGAATGCTCCGCATGGCTCAACGGTGCGTTCTACGGGTGTGACCGGGACGGGTCGTGGCGGGTCTCCGGATGCGGTTGGCACGTCACCATCGCCCACTCCGGTGATGCGATGACCGTGTACTGCCACTTCAACCAGAAACCCGCCGTCACCCCTGGCGATGTCGTCGACGCCGGTGACCGCATCGGGTTCACCGGCTCCTCCGGGAACTCATCGGGGCCGCATCTGCACTTCGAGGTCCACACCAATCAGGTCTGGGATGCCGGGTCGAGCCTCGATCCGGTGGGGTTCTATGCCGCGAAAGGACTCTCACTATGAACTGGATGCCTTTTATATACGGCCTCGCTGTCGCAGGTCTCGTGTTCATGGTGACGCGGTTGGTTCTTCATGCGTGGGCGCGCCGGGCATGGCAGCCCGGCACCCTGGTCCATGTTCAGGCGCCACCGGTCGTGGACCCGAGAACCTCGGTCATGTTTTGGACGCATCTGGCCGCGACCATCCGCACCCCGTGGCGGCGGTTCTGGTTCGGACAACCACACATCGCGTTCGAGTTCGCATGGACCGGTCGGGACATGGATGTGCGGGTCTGGGTGCCAGCGTCGATACCGGTACCAGTCGTGCAGGCGGCGGTGACGGCTGCGTGGCCCGGAGCCCTCACCGCCACCGAACCCGCCCCGCCACCCATCGACATGGCGGCACGGTGTCGCGGTGGAGCGGTTCGTTTGACCGCCGCACCCGCCCCGGTCGACACGACCGCGCCCGCCGACCCAGCCCGCGCGCTCATCACCGCCGGCCCCTCCCCCACCCCCAGCGACGCAACGATCGTGCAGGTTCTGGCTCGTCCGGCGCATCCACGTGCGGTCGCGCGACTGCGCCGCACCAACACCACCGGTTCCTCGACGTCGTTGGCGGGAATGCTGCTGGACCTGATTCAACCCGGCCCCACCAAGACCCGCACGACAAGGTCTTCGTCGCATCCGGAAGTGACGCGGCTACGCCGAGAGACCGCCGACCGCGCAAAGGGACTGATGTTCGAGACAGCCGTCCGGTATGCCGTCACGACCAGCAAAACCGGTGACAAGGCCGAACACGCGCTGGTGGCTCGGGCGTCCGCTATCGCGGCGGGGATCGGTAGCCTCGCTGGTGGCTCGGTGAAACGCGCCCGCCTCCCCCGCGCCGCTACGGTCATCAATACCCGTGGTTTCGGACGGGGTGTTCTTCTTACTCCGGCCGAACTGTCCACGCTGGCGCACCTGCCGTCCGATGAGGTCGTGCCGTCACTGCCGCGCGCCGGGGCCCGCCCGATCGCACCCGCCACCGGCATCCCCTCCGGCGGCAGAGGCACCAAACCACTCGGGACCGCCACCGTCGGCGGACGAAAAATCGCCTTGGCGGCAACCGATGCGCGATATCACGCGCACGTCGTCGGCCCCACCGGCGTCGGCAAATCCACGTTCCTGCTGCACATGATCCTCGCCGACATCAAACAACACCGAGGAACCGTCGTCATCGACCCCAAAGGCGACCTCATCACCGACATCCTCAACTCTTTGGATCCCGCCACGGTGGCTGACCGGATCACCATCATTGACCCGGCCCAACCCGCACCCGCCATCGGTATCGACCCACTCGCCGGCGCCGATCACGACCTCGTCGTCGACAACCTGGTCTCGATCTGCCGCCGGATCTTCGAACGCCATTGGGGGCCGCGCGCCGACGACATCCTCCGCCACGGCCTCCTCACCCTGCTACGCGTCCCCGGCGCCAACCTCGAACACCTCCCCAGCCTGCTATCCAAAAAAGCGTTTCGGGCGCCGTATGTGTCCGGGATCGACGAACCATGGGGCCTCGGCGGGTTCTGGGAATGGTACGACGGACTCTCACCAGGCATCCAATCCCAGGCGGCCGGCCCGGTCTTGTCTCGCATTCGGGCTCTGCTCGGGCGGGAGTTCGTGCGCGCCACCATCGGAGCACCCCGCACCAGCCTCGACATGGGACACATCCTCAACCACGGCGGCGTCCTCCTCGCACGTCTCCCCAAAGGCGACCTGGGTGGCGACACCGCACGCCTGCTCGGGTCCATCATCGTCGCCCGAACCTGGCAAACCACCATGGCCCGCGCCAGCACCCCCGAACACCAAAGACGCGACGCCTCCATCTACATCGACGAAGCCCAAAACTTCTTGAACCTACCCAGGTCGCTGGACGACATCCTCGCCGAAGCACGCGGACTCCGCCTGTCCATGGTCCTCGCACACCAGTACATGGCCCAACTACCCCGCGACATGCAACTCGCCGTCTCCGCCAACGCCCGGACGAAGGTGTACTTCGCGACCAGCCCCGAGGACGCCCGTCTCCTGAGTAGACATACGCACCCTTACCTGACCGAACACGACCTCGCCCACCTCGACGTCTACCAAGCCGCCTGCCGAACCGTCACAGGCGGCCGGGAAATGCCGCCATTCACCCTCAACACCCTCCCACCACCACCCGTCGTCGGACAAGCCGAAACGATCCGTCAAACGGTGCGTGAACGAGCGGCGTCTGAGCCAAGCACCTCACCCAAGCCCAAACACCAAGCCGCTGAACGACAAGACACCATCGACTAAGCCAGACCCATTACGGCAGGCATATCCGCAGGTCACCTACACCACACCGGAGGACGCGATGGCTGGTCGCAAGCCCCTAAATACTTCCTCCCCACAGGAAATGACAGCGGTCCTGCAACGACTCACTCCCCGCGACCTCACCCTCATCGACACCCTCGGCCGACACCGAGTCCTCACCATCCACCAAATAGGACTCCTACTCTTCAACTCCGAACAAGCCGCCCGAGCCCGCGTCAAAGTACTCGTCGACATCGGCGTGATCACCCGGTTCCGGCAAGCCATCCGACCCGGCTCACAGGCATACCGCTACACACTCGGCCACCTCGGCGCCTACATCCACGCCGCCGCCACCCACCAACCCACACCCACCCGCGCAGCCACCACACGGCGCATCACCGAACTGGCCGCAAGCCAACAACTCAACCACCAACTCGGGATCAACGACTTCTACGCCCGCCTCACCCACGCCTGCCGGGTACACGGCGGCGTCGAGGTCGTCCAATGGCTCACCGAACGCGAAGCCACCGCACTAGCCGGGGGCACCATCCGACCCGACGCCGCCGGAGCCCTCAGAACCACAACAGGCAACGAGATCGCCTTCTGGTACGAACACGACCGAGGCACCGAAACCCTCAGCCACCTCATCCAGAAAATCCGAGCCTACGACCGACTCCCACACCACCACCGACAACGGACACTCCTGATCGAGATGACCAGTCCAGGACGCGAAGTCAATCTCCACAAAGCGCTCGAACACAGTCAAACCGCTTGCACAGTCGTTACAGCCGCAACCCCGACCGATCCGCTCGACGCAGTCTGGCGCATCACCCGAACAGCGAACACTTCCCGAAGTCCACTTATCGGGTCTCTCAGTCTTCCCACAGCTGGACATCGATCGGACGCATCGTGAACATGTCACGGGCATACGCAAGGATGGGTAGATTCGCGGTCCCCTGCAACAGTTCGGCCAGACAAGTCGAAGCCGTGCCGTCAAACTCCGACCATTCATTCACACCGTTATCGACGATCACCACCGGCCAGGCATCAGGGTCGTCTCCCACTGTTCGCCAACAGAACAAGAGATCACCATTCAGGTCAGCCCAGGGAACCAGTCCCCCCGGTTCCGGCCAGAACTCAAACGGAAAGTCTGAGCCCCGGCGAAACACCCGAAGGGTCTCCAGCATCTGTTCAACCTTCGCCACCCACGGAACCTTGGACGATCAAGGTGTCCACTCCAGATGATGCCCATCAAGCTGGATCGAGTTCGCCGCGACAGCGGTACCCGGTGCAGGCGGAACAGACTCGACCACTCCATCGGAATCCAGATCTTCATTGGGATGCCACACCTCAACCAGATCCTGCAACAACATCGACGGAAACCGCTCCATCAACTCGCGGAAATCACTCGGAAACCGCAATCCCAGCTCACGATGTATCCGACCCCAATCAACCACAATCCGTCGATCCCGCCCCGCAGGTGCGACAACCTCGACAAACCGCAAAACATCCACGTGCCCTTGCTGATTCAACTGCTAACCTTTCGCATGTCCTCACGCCCAGAGGCAGCTCAGGAATCCTCGAAATAGGACATCCAACTAAGTCTCAACGACTCTGTTCGAAGTAGGAACGCCAACGGCGGGTCGGAACCAGGACCGGGGTATCCAGCTCCTGCTCGAAACCCGGAAAACGGCGCTTCTCATACCCCTTCAACTCCTTGATCGCTGGGCGCTTGGGAAAGTTTTCAGGAAGCACCGAACACCTAAGACTGCCGTTACAGATACCCACCAGGAAATCCAAGAACCCGCCATCAAATTGCCAGAATTCAACCGCATCTGAGATCACGATCGTCCACTTCGCTGGGTCGGGATCAGTCAACCACATACACCAATCGCCATTATTGGTGAACCCCCAGGTCAACAACCCACCTGGCTCTGGATAGTAAGGCAACGCCGGCATGTACCGCCCCACCAGACCAAATCGATCAGTCACATCCGAACGCCCACGTTTCGCAGTCAGCTCCCTCATACCGTCAAATGTCTCAATCGCCGCAGTCCGCAACTTCAACAACGGGTCAGTGGCGAAATTATCAATTCGCATGAACCCGTGCAATTCCAGTGTCGTGTAATGCCGCGCCCACTCCCGATAATCCTCCGGGAATGTCAGCCCAAGCTCCGCTTCAATCGCAGCCCAATCAGCCACAGGCGGCGCGGTCTCCGGCTCCCCCACCAGAGCCATAAACTCAGCAAGGCCCACCATGAACCACCTTTCCATCAGGGAATTTGTTCTCGAAACATTGATCCTGATAATAGCCCATATGACCGATTGCGATCACGCGGATCCCACTCAATGTCCCACCATCTCCGTTGTACTGAGGGATGGATATGTACAGGATGTCCTCACCACCTTGTTCGACTTGCCAGCGCACGTCGTCTTCAAGTGCCTTCATGTTTGGATCATTGGTCGGGTATTGAAAGCAGGTCACCAGGTTCTTTACATCCTTACCCGTTCCGCCCAATTGGTGACCAATCAAATGGCATCGAGCGAAAAGCCACTGATTTCCTCGCAATTTTATATTCCCACTAGCTGGCCAACCCCATGGCTCGATCGAGTCATCTGCTTTGGAGCCAGGTCCTTGGTCTTTCAGGTCATACATGCACAGATATGCGGCGGCACCGGTTGCTTTTCCGCCCGGGGCGTCCCCGTAGAAGTAGTTCGATTTGCAGTGATCGCGGACGTCCCGCCAGTTGATGCCTGTGACATTACCTTCAGGGTCGACGGTGATGATGCCAGCTTCCTCTAGTTCGTCGAGGATGGCGGGGTCGTTGCCTAGGAGGGCGCCGTTGAGGAGGTCGATCGAGTCAGGTTGGCTGTCGGCTTCTTGTTGGGCCGTCCCGGTTGGCCGGGTCTGGTGGGCGTTCCAGTCGATGGGTGGTGGCGGTGGCGGTGCAGGCATCCAGGGGGCACCGCTACCACCGGGGGAGCCATACCCGCCGTTACCACCGTTACTTCCTGGCTTCCCTCCCGGTTTTCCTCCCGGTTTGGAACCGGGATTGGAACCAGGTCGAAATGGACGGCCCTTGACACCAATCCGTGTCTTCGAACCAGTACGAATCCCGGAGCTCGAGCTGGATTCCCAGGCCCAACCATTCTGCTCACCGTAAACAATGACACCGCCTACCGCAATCACGGCCACGACACCGACGGCAACCCACCCCACCGGTCCTGCCAAAAGCGCACCACCAACTACAGCTGCAATCGCGTGCCCGTTGGTATCCACGTTGTTTAGTGGTGATCCGTTGCCGTAGGTGTATCGGTTGGTTTGGGCGACGGGGTCGGGGGATAGTTTCCAGGTATCTCGGCTGCTGAAGGCACTGGTTGCGGGGTCGTACCAGCGGGCGTGGGCGTTGACTTGTCCGGTGTCGGGGTCGGTGTAGCCGCCTTGGAATCCGATGGTGGTTGTTTGGCCGGTGCTGGTGGCGGTGCCGTAGGGGTCGTAGGCGGTGTTACCGATGATGGTTCCGGTGACGGGGTTGACGACGGCGATGGTGTCGCCGTGTCGGTCGTTCCAGATAACAGCGGCGCTGCCTGCTTCGGATGTGGCGATGACTTGTCCGGATGGGTCGCGTGCGAAGACCGCGGTTCCGGTCCCCGATGTGGGTGTGGCGACGGGGAGATTGCTGGTGTTGGCGTATTCGAACGCGATGCCGTTTCGGGTGGCTAGTCGGTCGAGTGCATCATACTCGTTGACGACTGTTGACTGCCCGGTTTGGATGCTGGTCAGGCGTTCGAAGGCGTCGAATGTGTACTGCTGGAATCCATCCGGCCCGGTTTGGTTGGCGAGGGTTCCGCGAGCGGTGTAGGTGTACTCCTCGACCGACTGGTTGGCACCGGTGGTGGAGATGGCGCGGTTGCGCTGGTCGAAGCTGGTGGTTCGGGTCGTCTCGGATTCGGTACCGACTTCGGTGGTGACGGTGATCCGGTTGGATGCCGCATCCCAGCCGTAAGCGGTGGTGCCGTCGGGGCTGGTCCAAGAGGTGAGCCTTCCGATGTCGTCGTAGGTGTAGGTGTAGGTGCCTTCATCGATCAGACCGGTGATGGTCTTGCTGGTGAGTTGATCGTTGAAGTCGTGCTCGTATTGCAGGGATGCGACAGGTATTCCCGCATAGGACACCTGGTCTTCGGCGACCCGTCGGAATCCGTCATATTCGAAGGATCTTGTCGTCTGTCCATAGGCGATGCTTTCCAGCAGACCGTCCTGACGCCAGGTGTACTGGTGTGTCTGCCCGGTCAGTGGTTCACTGATGGTGGCGATTCGTCCGGCGGCGTCATAGGTGAAGGTCGTGGTTCCTGCCGCGTCGGTGCGAGTGTGGAGGAGACCGTCGGCGTCGTAACTGAACGAGGCAGTGTTGGCGCCGGTGGTCGCGGTCAACAGTCCGCGGTCGTTGTATGTGAACATCGTGTCGCCTGCGGGACCGGAGATCGAGGCCAGTCGCCCATTCTGGTCGTAGCCGAGTTCCTTGCTTGCGGTGAGGGCTTCGGCGCCCGCGCCGGTTTCGCCGGTCAGCTGCCCGTTGGCGTCGAAGGTGGCCTGCCGGGTGACTCCACCGGGTAGCCACTGTTCGACCGGGTTACCGACAGCGTCGTAAACGGTGGTCCAGGTGCGGTCGGTGCCGGCGGGGTGAGCCAACGTGACAGGCTCGATGGTGGATTCCTGGAGACCCCAGGTGTTGTAGGTGTATTCGGTGACGTTGCCGTTTCCGTCGACGAGGCGGGTCTGGTTTCCTGCCCGGTCGTATCCCAGGTGGACCGTGATCGGGTCACCGTCACCGGTTGTGGAGGTGATGGCGACGGTTTGACCGGCGGCGTTGTGCTCGTAGGTGGTTTCGGGTCGCGAACTGCAATATTCGGTCCACCGGGTTCGTCCGGTGATGTTGCCGTTCATGTCATAGGACTGCTGTTGACAACGGCGAAGATCACTAGTGCCATCAGCCGAGCTGTATGCCTCGGTTGTTGATACTGGACGCCCCTCGGCATCATAGGAGGTAATCGCAGAACGAGCAGCACCTTCTTCATCAACAGGTGACCGCTGAGACACCGTAGTGACTGCGGTGTTGGATCCGGGGGCTTTATAAACCCACGTGGTGGTCTGTCCGAGTGGGTCGGTCTCGGAAATCTTCCGGCCGCGGACGTCGTAGGTATACGACGTGGTGCGTCCGCCGGGTGTGGTGACCGTTGAGGGGCGGCCGCCGGAGTCGTACTCGGTGGCGGTGGTGAAGTAGGCCAGTTCACCGTTGACGCGTTCGGTCGTGGTGTAGGTGATCATGCGGCCGAGGTGATCGTAGGTGGCGAACACCTGTGCGCCTGTCGGGTCGGTCGCTTGGATCTCTTGACCGACCCGGTCATAGAGGTATCTCCAGACAGGACGAGACTTCGAGCCGTCACCGTCAGGATCCGGACCGATGACGCTGGTTTGTCGCCCGTAGAGGTCATAGGTGTAGCTGGTGGTGTTTCCCAGTGCGTCGGTGACATGCTGTGGTTGGCCGTCGGCAGTGTATTCGACGGAGGTGGTGGCGGTGATCGTCTCGCCGGTGGGCGCGTGGTATTCGGGGAGTGTGACCGAGATGGGGCGTCCCATCTGGTCGTATTCGGTGACGGTGACCGCGCCGAAGGGGTCCTGTTCATGGGTGAGTTCGCCGAAGGTGTTGTAACCGTTGACGCTGGTGGGAGTCACTGCCTCGGTCAGGACGCCGTTCTCCCAGACGTCGCGTGCCACCCCGGTGATGCTGCTGGAGCGCGCGAGGGCGTCGTATTCGTATGTCTCGGTGGCGCCGAGGCTATCGGTTGTGGAGCGAAGTTCGCCGCGTTCTGAGTATGTGGCGGAGGTGTCGTAACCGATGCATCGCAATTGCCCGGCGCAGGACTTGAAGTACAGGTGCTGCTGGGTCAACGGGTTCCCGGCGAGGTCGAAGGTGAACTTCTCCTCGCGTACCCAGGTTCCGCGCTCGGCTATCCAGTTGGCGATGACGTTGCCGTCCTCGTCCCGGACGTACATGTAGGCGCGGGCGTCGAATCCGGGGGCATGCGTTTCGTCGGATACCCAGCCACGTTCGTTGTACTCGTATGTGATGGTGATCGCGTCTGGCCCGGTGTAGGTGGTGGTGTTGCCCGCCGGGTCATAGTCGAAGGTCTCGATCACGGTCTGGTCGGTCCCGTCGGGGGCCTTGACCGTGGTGGTGTGGACCAGGCCGTCGAGGTAGTAGTCGAACTCGGTGGTCCGGCCTGCGGCGTCGGTGGTTGAGGCCAGCAGGTCGTTGTCAAGGTATGCCCGGGACTCCACCGTCAGCCGGTCAGCCAGAGGGTCCAACGGGTCGACGTCCTGGCCGACTGCTGTGGTGGTTTGGAGTCGACCGCGTTCGTCGTAGCTGAGCTCGAGTTGGAGCCCGGTCGGTGTGGTTTGGGTGATCACGTTGCCGGCGGTGTCCCACTCCTGGATGGTCGTCACGCCATCGGGAGTCGCCTGTGTGATCGGGCGTCCCGCGGAGTCATAGGTGAACAGCGTGATTCGGGATTGGTCGTCACCGGTCAGGTCCGACAGTGTCGTGGAGACCATGAGGCCACGGGAATCGTACTGATTGGTCTGCACGAGGGTGTGCGTGATGTCGGTGATCGGGTTCGTCACGGGTTGCCCAATGGTTTGGGTGACCTGCCCGATCGGGTTGTAACTGAAGTTGGTGGTGTCCTCGGCAGCGAAGTCGGCTGCCTGGCCGGTGCCCACGCTGACCGCCGTGATGCGCCCGAGGTTGTCGTATGTGTACCGGGTGGTTGCCCCGATGGGGTCGGTGGACTCGACGAGGTCACCGGTTGAGCTGTATCGGTGTGTCGTGGCCTGGCCTCTAGCGCCTATCTCTTCGACAATCAGGCCAGCGGGTATGGTCCCACCGTTGACGGCTGCTTCGGTTCCCGTGGAGTAGGTGACCGTCTCTACGGCCGGTGGAACCGTTCCGATCGCAGGGTAAGTCGTTGACAGGCGTTGGCCTGCGGCGTTGATGGTGAAGGTCGTTCGGAACGTCTCATCGGTCTCCGATGAGGAGCGGGCGTCGGCGGACCAGAGGGGTTGACCGTTACGAGGGTCGAGTGGGTTGTCGCTGGTGAAATACCCTGCGTATCGAGTGTGGCAGTCAGTTTCGGTTCGACAGGTCGTGACCGCCAGAACGTTGCCGTACTCGTCAGTGGCGAATGCGGTTTCGCGGCCCAGTTCGTCAATGGTCTTGGATCGGAAGCCTGCCGTGTTGTACTCCCATGACACGGTTCCCGTGGCGTCGGTCCGCGATATCGGGCGTCCACTGTGCGCAATGTCGTACTTATAGGTCTCGGTCTTTCCGTAGTCGGCGGACAGGTGCACGGTGCGGACATCCTCGGCGACCTGCGGTGCCGACAACTGCCAGGTGGCGCCGTTCTTGTCGGTCACATCCGTGACGCGGCCGGTGTACCCATCGTAGGTGACGTCGGCGAGGAGATGCTCACCTGGGGCGGTGACGTCGGCCAGTCTCACCGAGGCGGAACTACCGGCCTGGTAGTGGGCCGCCACCTGGCGAGGGTCCAGGGTCTTCTTGTACAGCGCGACCTCGTCGATCTTGCCGGTGAAGTCGAAATACCCGGACCCCGCCGGGGTGCTCGGCCATCCGCCCGAGCGATACCCGGTGCCGATGAGGAAGGTCGTGCGGTCTTCGTAGTCGAGTGTGCGGCCCGACTCGGTGCCGACGAGTTGTCCGTTCAGGTACAACCATTGCTGTGCCAACGCTGAGGTCAGCACCACGTGATGCCATTGACCGTTATCGACGCGGCTGGATGAGATGAAGTGCTGCCGGTTGTTCGGTTTTGCCTCAAGCATCCAGAAACCGGACCGTAGCTTCCCGTCGGTTCCGACATACAGCAGCGGGGTGTAGTGGTTCGTCGCGTCACCGTGTGGGGCGTTCTGTTGGTGGAACAGGACGCCGGTTTGGCCTGGCTCTGCTTTGAACCAGAGCTCGATGGCCATGTCCAACGCTCCGTCGAACACATCGTCAGGGGCGGTGACTGCCGAACTGCCGGAGTTCGAAAAGTCGATGCTGGTGCTGGATGAACCTGGGAGTGCCCCGGCCTCACCGAACT
Proteins encoded:
- a CDS encoding type IV secretory system conjugative DNA transfer family protein yields the protein MFWTHLAATIRTPWRRFWFGQPHIAFEFAWTGRDMDVRVWVPASIPVPVVQAAVTAAWPGALTATEPAPPPIDMAARCRGGAVRLTAAPAPVDTTAPADPARALITAGPSPTPSDATIVQVLARPAHPRAVARLRRTNTTGSSTSLAGMLLDLIQPGPTKTRTTRSSSHPEVTRLRRETADRAKGLMFETAVRYAVTTSKTGDKAEHALVARASAIAAGIGSLAGGSVKRARLPRAATVINTRGFGRGVLLTPAELSTLAHLPSDEVVPSLPRAGARPIAPATGIPSGGRGTKPLGTATVGGRKIALAATDARYHAHVVGPTGVGKSTFLLHMILADIKQHRGTVVIDPKGDLITDILNSLDPATVADRITIIDPAQPAPAIGIDPLAGADHDLVVDNLVSICRRIFERHWGPRADDILRHGLLTLLRVPGANLEHLPSLLSKKAFRAPYVSGIDEPWGLGGFWEWYDGLSPGIQSQAAGPVLSRIRALLGREFVRATIGAPRTSLDMGHILNHGGVLLARLPKGDLGGDTARLLGSIIVARTWQTTMARASTPEHQRRDASIYIDEAQNFLNLPRSLDDILAEARGLRLSMVLAHQYMAQLPRDMQLAVSANARTKVYFATSPEDARLLSRHTHPYLTEHDLAHLDVYQAACRTVTGGREMPPFTLNTLPPPPVVGQAETIRQTVRERAASEPSTSPKPKHQAAERQDTID
- a CDS encoding replication-relaxation family protein codes for the protein MTAVLQRLTPRDLTLIDTLGRHRVLTIHQIGLLLFNSEQAARARVKVLVDIGVITRFRQAIRPGSQAYRYTLGHLGAYIHAAATHQPTPTRAATTRRITELAASQQLNHQLGINDFYARLTHACRVHGGVEVVQWLTEREATALAGGTIRPDAAGALRTTTGNEIAFWYEHDRGTETLSHLIQKIRAYDRLPHHHRQRTLLIEMTSPGREVNLHKALEHSQTACTVVTAATPTDPLDAVWRITRTANTSRSPLIGSLSLPTAGHRSDAS
- a CDS encoding M23 family metallopeptidase — translated: MRLIITAITAVVVMLCGCGALFADPILGELIGIDDDTFANRPDDQGVGCGPQQCPPGSDWVKPVPHGVVSGYRTLDRPDHYGVDLGSPKGTPVVAATAGTVLTAECSAWLNGAFYGCDRDGSWRVSGCGWHVTIAHSGDAMTVYCHFNQKPAVTPGDVVDAGDRIGFTGSSGNSSGPHLHFEVHTNQVWDAGSSLDPVGFYAAKGLSL
- a CDS encoding type II secretion system F family protein; the protein is MAIAVSGAAGIDQALNQAARAGSGPRFAQIQRALHTAHLTRQNPWEALSDLGRRIGVSEYEQLAATIGLAGTEGARVRASLTARAQTLRAGRLAAVAATARAATERMGMPVVGMAITFLLLLGYPALMTIQQGLQ
- a CDS encoding VirB4 family type IV secretion system protein, giving the protein MLTQKLKNLFTTVSGFPAGEGVWPSIVAARPRLLATSDTSLSSTLLVTGWPGEVDMAWLDHLTGDGVEASIHIVPVNPIVAASRLRKRRARLEAARRYEANRDKLDDPSVEAAAQAAADLAGRIARGETRLHTVAVYLTVHATTATELTEKVAAVSAHAAAGMWEVRPVTWRQVAGRVSTLPVGVDLVGARRATDTDVAAAAFPFVSPDAPATHRGVLYGLNLYGGGPVWWDRWARDNHNSVVIARSGAGKSYFTKTEVIRQLIDEVEVSIIDPDGEYLALAEHLGGTVTTPGATHLNPLALPVDADDDALTRRVMFTGTLVAALLETDVSPAETAALDHATIAAYQEHGINLDRQTWHHEPPTMVDVHRHLTESGEEGRVLAAQLAPYVHGGLSGLFTGDATTAPGGHLTVYNLRHLPDELQAAGTLLVLDAIWRSLRDDGVRRLIVVDEAWLLLRQPAAAAYLSRLAKTVRKRHAGLMLVTQDAIDMLASDLGHTVIANAATQILLRQAPQALDQVVDAFNLTGAERHLVATAQRGEALLLSGETHVAFRSVASENEHDWCVTGLNTNLGGWA